A region from the Variovorax paradoxus genome encodes:
- a CDS encoding Bug family tripartite tricarboxylate transporter substrate binding protein: MHNIFVSRRSILITSAVAATFPTLIAAPSALAQSWPTRPITLIVPYAAGGNVDLMARWVAPELAKNLGQPVIVDNAIGAGGVIGTEKAVRSKPDGHTFLLSVESSIVIARLVTPSTVKYNGLEDLMPVTLLGSMPLVLVGKPELGPKSAIELFKDMKANPGKYSYATSGVGTSLHLGGELLKQQGGVSMVHVPYRVGAQIMSDLAGNQIDLAVIPLPSVMQQIQAGKIKGYGVLGPSTPFLPSTPSLMDIPQWKRADVPVWQGIFAPLGTDTAIIAKLDTELRKILATPEMQKKFDDGGVTRVGLGPKEFAAFLKGESAKFTQVVTRANIRAE; the protein is encoded by the coding sequence ATGCACAACATCTTTGTCTCCCGCCGCTCGATTCTCATCACCTCTGCGGTAGCCGCAACGTTCCCCACGCTCATTGCAGCCCCGAGCGCTTTGGCACAAAGTTGGCCCACCCGTCCGATCACCCTTATCGTTCCCTACGCTGCGGGCGGGAATGTGGATCTGATGGCGCGATGGGTCGCTCCCGAGCTTGCAAAGAATCTGGGGCAGCCCGTGATCGTCGACAACGCGATCGGCGCCGGCGGGGTCATCGGGACCGAAAAAGCAGTTCGGTCCAAGCCCGATGGCCACACCTTTCTTCTTTCGGTCGAGAGCTCGATCGTCATTGCCAGGCTCGTGACACCCTCCACCGTCAAATACAACGGACTCGAAGATCTCATGCCGGTGACTTTGCTCGGATCGATGCCGCTGGTGCTTGTCGGCAAGCCCGAACTTGGCCCCAAAAGCGCGATAGAACTCTTCAAGGATATGAAGGCAAACCCGGGAAAGTACAGCTATGCCACCTCGGGGGTCGGCACCTCGCTGCATCTCGGCGGAGAGTTGCTCAAGCAGCAAGGTGGCGTGTCAATGGTGCATGTCCCCTATCGAGTCGGTGCACAGATCATGAGCGACCTTGCCGGCAACCAGATCGATCTGGCTGTAATCCCGCTTCCTTCGGTGATGCAGCAAATCCAGGCTGGGAAAATTAAGGGCTACGGCGTGCTGGGTCCCTCCACGCCATTTCTTCCTAGCACTCCCTCGCTGATGGACATACCGCAGTGGAAGAGAGCCGATGTGCCGGTATGGCAAGGTATCTTCGCGCCACTCGGAACCGATACGGCGATCATCGCGAAGCTCGACACCGAGCTGAGGAAAATTCTTGCAACCCCTGAAATGCAGAAAAAATTCGACGACGGCGGCGTAACACGAGTGGGCCTTGGACCCAAAGAGTTCGCCGCGTTCCTCAAAGGCGAAAGCGCCAAGTTCACTCAGGTGGTGACCAGGGCGAATATAAGGGCTGAATAG
- a CDS encoding LysR family transcriptional regulator — MKEEASFEIEPGRRLDESLLRSLYALLVEASVSRGAARLGIQQPALSRHLKALRQLTGDELLVRVGNRMVLTQRGESLVAPTRRILADLSLFTREDFEFSPDTARNNFRIAAGDFLPRRFYEEMIRRVRTAAPDSVIDLRSLGHRFDHYKQLGEGEIDVAITIWPDPPAHLRSVRLFADEFVCVVSKDHPLAKTGLTLEAYCRAPHLSSLEQLPGQGTVLDALIAGIGVSVHTAMRTQYLGLVPPILANSDLIFSTGRRFAQQIAADHPLVVLPFPAPIKPIQYVLTWHERTHKNRALRWFRGEITAAAKAITDR, encoded by the coding sequence ATGAAAGAAGAGGCTTCTTTCGAGATAGAACCTGGCCGGCGACTCGACGAGTCTTTGCTGCGATCCTTGTACGCCCTGCTGGTCGAGGCGAGCGTGTCCCGAGGCGCAGCGCGCCTTGGCATCCAGCAACCGGCGCTGAGCCGGCATCTGAAAGCGCTTCGGCAGTTGACTGGAGACGAACTTCTCGTTCGGGTCGGCAATCGCATGGTGCTCACGCAACGGGGCGAGTCCCTCGTGGCGCCAACGCGGCGAATACTGGCCGACCTGTCGCTCTTCACGAGGGAAGACTTCGAGTTCTCGCCTGACACCGCCAGGAACAATTTCCGCATTGCGGCTGGTGACTTTCTGCCCCGACGTTTTTACGAGGAGATGATCCGTCGCGTAAGAACCGCGGCACCGGACTCAGTGATCGATCTGCGCAGCCTGGGTCATCGATTCGATCACTACAAGCAACTTGGCGAAGGCGAGATCGACGTGGCCATCACGATCTGGCCCGATCCGCCCGCGCATCTTCGTTCAGTCCGCCTATTCGCAGATGAGTTCGTGTGCGTGGTCAGCAAAGACCATCCACTTGCGAAGACAGGACTCACACTTGAAGCGTATTGCCGGGCGCCGCATCTGTCATCGTTGGAACAGCTTCCAGGCCAGGGAACCGTACTCGACGCGCTTATTGCGGGCATCGGCGTTTCGGTGCACACGGCCATGCGCACCCAGTACCTGGGCTTGGTGCCACCTATTCTCGCCAACTCGGATTTGATCTTCTCGACCGGACGACGCTTCGCCCAGCAAATCGCAGCAGATCACCCGCTGGTGGTTTTGCCTTTCCCGGCCCCCATCAAGCCGATCCAATACGTTCTGACGTGGCACGAGAGAACGCATAAAAATCGAGCCCTCAGATGGTTTCGCGGCGAAATCACCGCCGCAGCCAAAGCTATCACCGATCGCTAG
- the ptsP gene encoding phosphoenolpyruvate--protein phosphotransferase, with protein MTFAVHGLPVARGIAIGRAVLVVSSRIDVAHYFIKPDEIETEIDRVRMARNAVADELAKLQTNVALMGPNDAPHELAALLEVHQMLLQDEALTGGVKHWITDRLYNAEWALTTQLEIIARQFDEMEDEYLRERKADLEQVVERLLHRMKGTAAVLAPSPPRRKRPAAEDDDDPTAGDGIDAPLVLIAHDLSPADMLQFKKSVFAGFVTDVGGRTSHTAIVARSMDIPAVVGARTASQLVRQDDWVIIDGDAGVVIVDPSPIILAEYGFKQRQGDLERGRLARLRHKPAVTLDGQRVDLLANIEMPEDTVGAVKAGAVGVGLFRSEFLFMGRESQRQTRLPDEEEQYQAYKRAVEGMQGMPVTIRTIDVGADKPIDGKAASKQEHLNPALGLRAIRWSLADPAMFLTQLRAILRAAAHGEIHLLIPMLAHVSEIRQTLSLIDFARSELDSRGAVYGQVKLGAMIEIPAAALTLKTFLKYFDFLSIGTNDLIQYTLAIDRADEAVAHLYDPAHPAVLKLVADTIAECRRQGKSVAVCGEMAGDVAFTRLLLGLGLRSFSMHPSRILAVKQEVLRADTSKLEAWAKGVLESDDPAAALAG; from the coding sequence ATGACCTTCGCAGTCCACGGCCTCCCTGTTGCCCGTGGCATTGCCATCGGCCGCGCGGTGCTGGTGGTGTCGAGCCGCATCGACGTGGCCCACTATTTCATCAAGCCCGACGAAATAGAAACCGAGATCGACCGGGTGCGCATGGCGCGCAATGCGGTGGCTGACGAGCTTGCCAAGCTGCAGACCAATGTGGCGCTGATGGGCCCCAACGATGCGCCGCACGAGCTCGCGGCGCTGCTCGAAGTGCATCAGATGCTGCTGCAGGACGAGGCGCTCACCGGCGGCGTGAAGCACTGGATCACCGACCGGCTCTACAACGCCGAATGGGCGCTGACCACGCAACTCGAGATCATCGCGCGCCAGTTCGACGAGATGGAGGACGAGTACCTGCGCGAGCGCAAGGCCGATCTCGAGCAGGTGGTCGAGCGGCTGCTGCACCGCATGAAGGGCACGGCTGCGGTGCTGGCGCCGAGCCCTCCGCGCCGCAAGCGCCCCGCCGCCGAGGATGATGACGACCCCACGGCCGGTGACGGCATCGACGCGCCGCTGGTGCTGATCGCGCACGATCTTTCGCCGGCCGACATGCTCCAGTTCAAGAAGAGCGTGTTCGCCGGCTTCGTGACCGACGTGGGCGGGCGCACCTCGCACACCGCCATCGTCGCGCGCAGCATGGACATTCCGGCCGTGGTGGGTGCCCGCACCGCGAGCCAGCTGGTGCGCCAGGACGACTGGGTGATCATCGACGGCGATGCCGGCGTGGTGATCGTCGATCCCTCGCCGATCATCCTGGCCGAGTACGGCTTCAAGCAGCGCCAGGGCGACCTCGAGCGCGGCCGGCTCGCGCGGCTGCGCCACAAGCCCGCGGTGACGCTCGACGGCCAGCGCGTGGATCTGCTCGCCAACATCGAGATGCCCGAGGACACCGTCGGCGCCGTCAAGGCCGGCGCGGTGGGCGTGGGGCTGTTCCGCAGCGAGTTCCTCTTCATGGGCCGCGAGTCGCAGCGCCAGACCCGCCTGCCCGACGAGGAAGAGCAATACCAGGCCTACAAGCGCGCGGTCGAAGGCATGCAGGGCATGCCGGTCACCATCCGCACCATCGACGTGGGCGCCGACAAGCCCATCGACGGCAAGGCGGCCAGCAAGCAGGAGCACCTGAACCCCGCGCTCGGCCTGCGCGCCATCCGGTGGAGCCTGGCCGACCCGGCGATGTTCCTCACCCAATTGCGCGCCATCCTGCGCGCGGCGGCGCATGGCGAGATCCACCTGCTGATCCCCATGCTCGCGCACGTCAGCGAGATCCGCCAGACGCTGTCGCTGATCGACTTCGCGCGGTCTGAGCTCGACAGCCGCGGCGCCGTGTACGGCCAGGTGAAGCTCGGCGCGATGATCGAGATTCCCGCTGCGGCGCTCACGCTCAAGACCTTCCTGAAGTACTTCGACTTCCTGTCGATCGGCACCAACGACCTGATCCAGTACACGCTGGCCATCGACCGCGCCGACGAGGCCGTGGCCCACCTCTACGACCCGGCCCATCCGGCGGTGCTGAAGCTCGTGGCCGACACCATTGCCGAATGCCGCCGTCAGGGCAAGAGCGTGGCCGTGTGCGGCGAGATGGCGGGCGACGTGGCCTTCACGCGCCTGCTGCTCGGCCTGGGGCTGCGCAGCTTCTCGATGCATCCCTCGCGCATCCTCGCCGTCAAGCAGGAAGTGCTGCGCGCCGACACCAGCAAGCTCGAAGCCTGGGCCAAGGGCGTGCTCGAGTCGGACGATCCCGCGGCCGCATTGGCCGGATAG
- a CDS encoding HPr family phosphocarrier protein, translating to MIKKSVTISNKLGLHARASAKLTKIAGSFPCEVWLSRGDRRINAKSIMGVMMLAAGLGSTVELETNGQQEEEAMDALIQLMNDKFGEGE from the coding sequence GTGATCAAGAAATCCGTGACCATCAGCAATAAGCTGGGCCTGCATGCGCGCGCATCGGCCAAGCTCACAAAAATCGCAGGCAGCTTTCCGTGCGAGGTGTGGCTTTCGCGCGGCGACCGCCGCATCAATGCCAAGAGCATCATGGGCGTCATGATGCTGGCCGCCGGGCTCGGCTCGACCGTCGAGCTCGAAACCAATGGTCAGCAGGAAGAAGAGGCGATGGACGCCCTCATCCAGTTGATGAACGACAAGTTCGGCGAAGGCGAATGA
- a CDS encoding PTS sugar transporter subunit IIA, with product MNSILIIAHSPLAQALRRCALHVFPDCEQAVVALDVLPNVSPEETLAAARITLAQQLNVPRSQVLVLADVFGATPCNVAQKLVDGVRSRLVAGVNLPMLLRAVTYRHEPLETLVQRAIAGGTAGVMQVAVAAPQNQAKRKHSDQEIRDHQQ from the coding sequence ATGAACAGCATCCTCATCATCGCCCACTCACCGTTAGCGCAGGCGCTGCGGCGATGCGCGCTGCATGTGTTTCCCGACTGCGAACAAGCCGTGGTCGCGCTCGACGTGCTGCCCAACGTGTCGCCCGAAGAAACGCTGGCTGCCGCCCGCATCACGCTCGCACAGCAGCTCAATGTACCGCGCTCGCAGGTGCTGGTGCTGGCCGACGTGTTCGGCGCGACGCCCTGCAACGTGGCCCAGAAATTGGTGGACGGCGTCCGCTCGCGGCTGGTGGCGGGCGTCAACCTGCCGATGCTGCTGCGCGCGGTGACCTACCGCCACGAACCGCTCGAAACGCTGGTGCAGCGCGCCATCGCAGGCGGCACCGCGGGTGTCATGCAGGTGGCCGTGGCGGCACCCCAGAATCAGGCGAAGAGAAAGCACAGTGATCAAGAAATCCGTGACCATCAGCAATAA